From Pseudoalteromonas sp. R3, one genomic window encodes:
- the yghU gene encoding glutathione-dependent disulfide-bond oxidoreductase yields MSNNTYTPPKVWTHQPSSDNKWANINSPESGARYEQALPVGTHPLQLYSLGTPNGQKVTILLEELLALGVAEAEYDAHLINIGEAEQFSSGFVAVNPNSKIPALVDKSGETKVNVFESASILVYLAEKFGQFLPSSGVQRTDTLNWLFWAQGSAPFLGGGFGHFYAYADDKQEYPINRFAMEAKRQLDVLDKRLAHHQYVAGDHYSIADMAIWPWYGNLALGKLYDAGEFLQVEQYTHVVRWAKQIESRPAVQRGRIVNRTFGEPQEQLPERHSAADIDAVLNQ; encoded by the coding sequence ATGAGTAACAACACCTATACGCCTCCTAAGGTGTGGACACACCAGCCCAGTAGCGATAATAAATGGGCCAATATTAATAGCCCTGAATCAGGTGCCAGATATGAACAGGCACTGCCCGTCGGCACACACCCTTTGCAGCTTTACTCGCTTGGTACACCAAACGGCCAAAAGGTGACTATTTTGCTGGAAGAATTGCTGGCCCTTGGGGTAGCCGAAGCCGAATACGATGCACACCTGATCAATATTGGAGAAGCTGAACAATTCTCGTCTGGTTTTGTTGCCGTCAATCCAAACTCTAAAATTCCTGCCCTGGTCGATAAATCAGGTGAAACAAAGGTCAATGTCTTTGAATCTGCGTCTATTCTCGTTTATTTGGCCGAAAAGTTTGGTCAGTTTCTCCCGTCTTCTGGAGTACAAAGAACAGACACCCTGAACTGGTTATTCTGGGCACAAGGCTCAGCCCCATTTTTGGGAGGCGGGTTTGGCCACTTTTACGCCTATGCGGACGACAAACAAGAATACCCCATCAACCGCTTTGCTATGGAAGCCAAGCGCCAGCTGGATGTATTAGACAAACGGCTGGCACACCACCAATATGTTGCAGGCGATCACTACAGTATTGCCGATATGGCTATCTGGCCCTGGTATGGCAATCTGGCCCTGGGCAAACTCTATGATGCCGGTGAATTTTTACAGGTTGAGCAGTATACGCATGTGGTACGCTGGGCTAAACAGATTGAATCTCGCCCGGCCGTACAACGTGGCAGGATAGTCAACCGGACCTTTGGCGAACCACAGGAGCAACTCCCCGAGCGCCACAGTGCAGCAGATATTGACGCTGTACTGAATCAGTAA
- a CDS encoding Ig-like domain-containing protein, translating into MIYEHKKLVRLCCAAGLQLIAVHSWAQADTANYDCSALAEWSSSTVYRKGDQVRAQAQAYEAKWFNQNERPANNSDTFDVWRQLGQCISGNAPVVTLVSPQDGAVLNKNDSAVFAANASDQDGDLAQVEFFVNDISVGILSQPPYQLTWFAQLGMHTVSAVAVDAKGNLSTPATAGITVRDDNGNVPPALTIDTPTNNQTFKVGDTVSLAVQATDTDGQVVQVEMWRDAQRLTTLSSPPFRHDFVTVSPGNKQLRVIAQDDKGATAEASVTIEVSAASSGGCAGLSTYRAGQSYQSGELVAHNNRKYRCDIAGWCSSSAAWAYEPGTGQHWQDAWSDLGICAIAPEISFTQPNDNATLLRNQPTQIAVSASDADGTISQLELFADQTLLGSTVQNTLTVEWTPGNTGPVTLSAVAIDNESNQSQQTIQVTVTDQPLVVDLTAPTAGTQYVLGNTITIKANAQALSGQISIVDFYANGVKVGSDTQAPYEFNYAPATVGQHSIYATATSTSGDTASSPAATVTVITPPVGKTHKLIGYWHNFVNPAGCPIPLDQISDAWDIIDIAFAENDRSSNGTVHFKPFEKDIRSNCPPIDPAKFKTDMQALQAQGKIFVLSLGGAEGTITLNTDADEANFVSTLTAIIQEWGFDGLDIDLESGSNLLHGSQIQARLPRAIKQIEQNIGGDMVLTMAPEHPYVHGGMIAYSGIWGAYIPLINELRDTLDLLHVQLYNNGGLPNPYEPGSAPEGSVNMMVAHAKMLIEGFDLADGSRFMPLRDDQVAIGLPSGPQSANSGQAPIANIIAALDCLTKGTQCGTIVPSHNYPAFGGVMTWSINWDKFDGYNFSVPVGNKLTEMNQGR; encoded by the coding sequence GTGATTTATGAACACAAAAAATTAGTAAGGCTATGCTGTGCCGCAGGCCTGCAACTCATTGCAGTACACAGCTGGGCTCAGGCCGATACCGCCAACTATGACTGCAGCGCGCTCGCCGAATGGTCCAGTTCAACGGTGTACCGCAAAGGGGATCAGGTGCGTGCTCAGGCTCAAGCTTATGAGGCAAAATGGTTCAATCAAAATGAGCGACCCGCGAATAATTCCGATACCTTTGACGTATGGCGACAACTTGGCCAGTGCATCAGCGGCAACGCCCCCGTGGTTACCCTGGTAAGCCCCCAGGATGGTGCTGTGTTGAACAAAAATGACAGCGCTGTTTTTGCTGCAAATGCCAGTGATCAGGATGGCGATCTCGCCCAGGTTGAGTTTTTTGTCAACGACATCAGCGTCGGTATACTCAGCCAGCCTCCTTATCAGCTTACCTGGTTTGCACAGCTGGGCATGCACACAGTGAGCGCAGTGGCAGTAGACGCTAAAGGAAACCTCAGTACACCTGCAACAGCAGGCATTACGGTGCGAGATGACAACGGCAATGTACCACCCGCTCTCACCATTGATACACCGACAAATAACCAAACATTTAAAGTTGGCGATACCGTTAGCCTTGCTGTGCAGGCCACTGACACTGATGGCCAGGTTGTGCAGGTCGAAATGTGGCGAGATGCTCAGCGTCTGACAACACTCAGTAGCCCACCTTTTCGCCATGATTTTGTGACCGTGAGTCCCGGCAACAAACAGCTCAGAGTCATTGCACAAGACGACAAAGGCGCAACCGCTGAAGCCAGTGTGACCATTGAGGTGAGCGCTGCAAGCTCAGGTGGCTGCGCAGGTCTGAGCACTTATCGAGCCGGTCAAAGCTATCAAAGTGGTGAGCTGGTAGCACACAATAATCGCAAATATCGCTGCGACATCGCTGGCTGGTGCAGTTCCAGTGCGGCATGGGCCTACGAGCCCGGCACAGGTCAACACTGGCAGGACGCCTGGAGCGATTTGGGGATCTGCGCGATCGCGCCCGAAATTAGCTTTACTCAGCCTAACGATAATGCCACTTTACTGCGTAACCAGCCTACACAGATTGCTGTCAGTGCCTCCGATGCCGATGGGACTATCTCGCAATTAGAATTATTTGCTGATCAAACCTTACTTGGCAGCACCGTACAAAATACACTGACTGTTGAGTGGACCCCAGGCAACACCGGGCCCGTTACTCTCAGTGCCGTTGCAATCGATAACGAGAGCAATCAGAGCCAACAAACTATCCAGGTCACGGTTACCGATCAGCCACTGGTCGTTGATTTAACCGCCCCAACTGCGGGAACTCAATATGTACTGGGTAATACAATCACCATCAAAGCCAATGCTCAGGCGCTCAGCGGTCAGATCTCGATAGTCGATTTTTATGCCAACGGGGTAAAAGTTGGCAGTGATACCCAGGCACCTTATGAGTTTAACTACGCGCCAGCAACAGTTGGACAACACAGCATCTATGCAACCGCGACCAGCACATCGGGAGATACAGCAAGCAGCCCGGCCGCTACTGTCACTGTCATTACGCCACCGGTTGGCAAAACCCATAAACTCATAGGCTACTGGCACAACTTTGTAAATCCGGCTGGCTGCCCTATTCCATTGGATCAGATCTCCGACGCCTGGGACATCATTGACATTGCCTTTGCAGAAAACGATCGTTCCTCTAATGGTACGGTTCACTTCAAGCCCTTTGAAAAGGACATTCGCTCTAACTGCCCACCCATCGATCCCGCTAAATTCAAAACCGATATGCAGGCACTACAGGCCCAGGGCAAAATTTTTGTGCTCAGCCTGGGTGGCGCTGAAGGCACCATTACGCTGAACACAGATGCTGATGAAGCAAATTTTGTAAGCACTCTTACTGCAATCATTCAGGAGTGGGGATTTGATGGTCTGGATATTGACCTGGAAAGTGGCTCTAATTTGTTGCATGGCTCACAAATACAAGCCCGCCTGCCCAGAGCAATTAAGCAGATAGAGCAGAATATCGGTGGTGATATGGTGCTCACCATGGCGCCGGAACATCCTTACGTTCATGGCGGTATGATAGCCTACTCCGGCATTTGGGGCGCATACATTCCATTGATCAACGAACTCAGAGACACGCTGGACTTACTGCATGTGCAGCTCTACAACAATGGTGGACTGCCCAACCCATACGAGCCAGGCAGCGCACCGGAAGGCTCAGTCAATATGATGGTCGCACACGCCAAAATGCTGATTGAAGGGTTCGACCTGGCCGATGGTAGCCGCTTTATGCCGCTTAGGGATGACCAAGTTGCCATTGGCCTGCCATCCGGCCCGCAATCCGCCAACTCTGGTCAGGCTCCCATTGCCAATATCATCGCGGCGCTGGATTGCCTCACCAAGGGCACCCAATGCGGTACCATAGTGCCCAGTCATAACTACCCTGCTTTTGGGGGTGTTATGACCTGGTCTATCAACTGGGATAAATTCGATGGCTACAACTTCTCAGTACCTGTTGGTAACAAACTCACCGAAATGAATCAGGGTCGATAA
- a CDS encoding mechanosensitive ion channel domain-containing protein — translation MIEQEIAQIEHYYVLIRNYLVTYSMQLLGALVILILGLWLAKKVAKGTENLMLRHNIDVTLTNFVSNVVKVLIIMMFTIIALGKIGISVTPFVAAIGAASLGAGLAVQGMLSNYGSGLAIIATRPFVVGDTIAVKGVCGQVKSIELGHTILINEEKVEITIPNKHIIGEIMQNSFAHSLVKGEIGIAYSASADRAIAIINEILSDNDAVADTPQAQVGIEAFGDSAVIISYRYWVPTTQIIEHKLAINGAIYAAIQAADIEIPFPQRVVTLKEKPASAD, via the coding sequence ATGATAGAACAAGAAATAGCACAGATCGAACACTACTACGTGCTGATCAGGAATTACCTGGTGACTTATAGTATGCAATTGTTAGGTGCCTTGGTGATCCTGATCCTTGGATTATGGCTTGCTAAGAAAGTGGCTAAAGGCACAGAGAACCTGATGCTCAGACACAATATCGACGTAACCCTGACAAACTTTGTCAGCAATGTGGTCAAAGTCCTGATTATTATGATGTTCACTATCATTGCGCTGGGTAAAATTGGCATCAGTGTTACCCCGTTTGTTGCTGCAATTGGTGCTGCCTCACTCGGTGCCGGCCTGGCCGTTCAGGGTATGTTATCTAACTATGGTTCTGGATTAGCAATTATTGCCACCCGTCCGTTTGTAGTGGGTGACACCATTGCCGTCAAAGGGGTTTGCGGCCAGGTTAAAAGTATCGAGCTAGGCCACACAATCCTGATCAATGAAGAAAAGGTCGAGATCACCATTCCCAATAAACATATTATTGGTGAAATAATGCAAAACTCCTTTGCTCACTCCCTGGTCAAAGGAGAAATAGGCATCGCTTATAGTGCCAGCGCAGACAGAGCCATCGCCATCATCAATGAGATTTTGTCAGATAATGACGCCGTGGCCGACACCCCACAAGCTCAGGTTGGCATAGAAGCGTTTGGCGACAGTGCCGTTATCATTAGCTACCGCTACTGGGTGCCCACGACACAGATAATCGAACATAAACTAGCCATCAATGGCGCCATTTATGCCGCGATCCAGGCTGCTGACATAGAAATTCCGTTCCCGCAGCGGGTTGTCACGCTAAAAGAAAAGCCTGCTTCTGCCGATTGA
- a CDS encoding LrgB family protein, whose amino-acid sequence MINLLVGCTFTLVLFAFMRRVNQRWHSPLLNPVLLCIIIISTTLLISDIDYIDYRNATQPISLFLEVAVVALALPLYQQLHAIRPYLLLISLSSFIGITCATLIAFWLCQLFSAPSTLTASLMALSVTTPITLIVTDSLAGLPGIAAIMVILIGVLGGVFGLSLLTLAGVTKPQSKGIALGVACHAIGTAAAMEHHPAAGAFASAAMIISAVITASWVPMLFTLLQGIIS is encoded by the coding sequence ATGATTAATCTACTGGTGGGTTGCACCTTCACCCTGGTGTTATTTGCCTTTATGCGACGGGTAAACCAAAGGTGGCATTCGCCCCTGCTTAATCCCGTGTTGTTATGCATTATAATTATCAGCACGACGCTGCTAATTAGCGATATTGACTACATTGACTACCGTAATGCCACACAGCCTATCAGCTTATTTCTTGAAGTTGCGGTCGTTGCACTTGCCCTGCCCCTTTATCAACAACTGCACGCCATACGACCATACCTGTTACTCATCAGTCTCAGTAGCTTCATTGGGATCACCTGCGCAACATTGATTGCCTTTTGGCTTTGTCAGTTGTTTAGCGCCCCCAGTACACTCACTGCGTCTTTGATGGCCCTGTCTGTGACCACACCTATCACGCTTATCGTAACCGATTCACTCGCAGGACTGCCCGGAATAGCCGCCATCATGGTGATCCTGATTGGTGTACTGGGGGGCGTATTCGGCTTGTCGTTGCTTACCCTTGCAGGTGTAACCAAGCCTCAGTCCAAAGGCATAGCACTGGGTGTGGCCTGCCATGCAATTGGTACCGCCGCAGCCATGGAACATCACCCGGCAGCAGGAGCCTTTGCATCTGCCGCGATGATTATCAGTGCAGTCATCACCGCGAGCTGGGTGCCAATGCTTTTTACACTGTTACAAGGCATAATCAGCTAA
- a CDS encoding CidA/LrgA family protein codes for MMITLRFIASLSILIGCLWAARLITAALALSLPAPLLGMLMLFGLLQSGIINSKHLLPSCGPILKYMALFFIPAGVGLVSYLEVFSHNAWLLMSVLILVPVLGLVLTGKLANLGRYHD; via the coding sequence ATGATGATAACTTTGCGATTTATCGCATCCCTTAGCATTCTAATCGGGTGCCTCTGGGCTGCCAGGCTAATCACTGCGGCCTTAGCTTTGAGCTTGCCAGCTCCCCTGCTGGGCATGTTGATGTTATTTGGCTTACTGCAATCGGGTATAATTAATAGTAAACATTTACTTCCTTCTTGTGGTCCGATATTAAAATACATGGCGTTATTTTTCATCCCTGCTGGAGTCGGGTTAGTCAGCTATTTAGAGGTGTTTAGCCATAATGCCTGGCTGTTGATGAGCGTTCTGATTTTGGTACCCGTATTGGGTCTCGTACTGACAGGTAAACTGGCAAATCTGGGCAGGTATCATGATTAA
- a CDS encoding crotonase/enoyl-CoA hydratase family protein: MVQLETIDGIAWVTLDRPEKQNALSYDMFKQLDNIIHKLKRNRQLRAVVLQGQGPHFCSGLDVGAVMKKPANIVSLLFKWLPGNANLVQRVALGWRTLPVPVFALVRGNCLGGGLHIALGADYRIAAPDAQFAIMESRWGLCPDMSTSILLPGILNHDQALWLASNPQRIDAKQARELGLITQVSDDPLFAIQERLTRVTAISPDALAAVKHLYNTAYHPQRRKLLWQETWFQIKLLLSKNTRVAMHNGRHTEQPKPFKPRKKW, from the coding sequence ATGGTCCAGTTAGAGACAATTGATGGTATCGCCTGGGTTACCCTCGACAGGCCCGAAAAGCAAAATGCTTTATCCTACGACATGTTTAAACAGTTGGATAACATCATCCACAAGCTCAAACGCAATCGCCAGCTACGTGCTGTTGTGCTGCAAGGTCAGGGGCCGCATTTTTGTTCTGGGCTGGATGTAGGTGCAGTCATGAAAAAGCCAGCTAACATTGTATCGCTGTTATTTAAATGGTTACCAGGCAATGCCAATCTCGTACAGCGGGTCGCACTGGGCTGGCGCACATTACCTGTTCCTGTGTTTGCCCTGGTACGGGGAAATTGTCTGGGAGGGGGCTTACATATCGCGCTCGGAGCAGACTATCGCATTGCAGCGCCAGATGCCCAATTTGCCATTATGGAATCACGCTGGGGACTGTGTCCTGATATGAGTACTAGCATACTGCTGCCGGGTATATTAAATCATGATCAGGCGCTTTGGCTGGCTTCTAACCCACAACGCATTGATGCCAAGCAAGCCCGCGAGTTGGGGTTAATCACACAAGTCAGCGACGACCCTTTGTTTGCCATTCAAGAACGCCTCACCCGGGTAACCGCTATTTCTCCGGATGCCCTGGCTGCCGTCAAGCATTTATATAACACTGCCTATCACCCCCAGCGCAGAAAGCTGCTGTGGCAGGAGACCTGGTTTCAGATCAAACTGTTGTTGTCAAAAAACACTCGAGTGGCTATGCACAATGGTCGCCATACGGAGCAACCTAAGCCTTTTAAGCCACGGAAAAAATGGTAA
- a CDS encoding DUF440 family protein, with translation MSARLSSIEEVSQQAYDIFLELAPDNLTIEDIELFNAHSEELGYIEDSVPDESWASLVAYEQETEAEYFVQVTIGLETEQGDLMFAKVLISRDLDAPFCHIIWKQ, from the coding sequence ATGTCTGCACGTTTAAGTTCCATCGAAGAAGTGAGCCAGCAGGCCTATGATATTTTCTTAGAGCTTGCCCCTGACAATCTTACCATTGAGGACATTGAGCTATTCAATGCCCACAGCGAAGAGCTGGGATACATTGAAGACAGCGTTCCAGACGAGAGCTGGGCTTCGCTGGTTGCCTATGAACAGGAGACCGAAGCGGAATATTTTGTTCAGGTGACCATAGGTTTGGAAACAGAGCAAGGTGACCTGATGTTTGCCAAAGTTCTGATCAGCCGTGATTTAGATGCCCCGTTTTGCCACATAATTTGGAAGCAGTAA
- a CDS encoding DUF481 domain-containing protein: protein MKYTVFFLYCAGLLFSVKALAVDPFEDFHEYGELSDEEIHALHEGEFLYGDVEFGVLLNRGNTSNTAFKLKSNLYQDFKYWRNQFKFDGAYRREVDPDTNIEDETASRYFLSAQGNYKIGQKNTSLFVYGDYEVDKFNGREYTTTFVVGYGNRIFEGRKNTVDVDIGPGLSMYRREDETELELGQERVERGHLLRAALQWERTVSKRTRFNQDVSYERSLSGLGARILSETALISQVMGGVSMKVAYTYRYHSQPEEDKEKVDSEIGVTLVYSFN, encoded by the coding sequence GTGAAGTACACCGTTTTTTTCCTATACTGCGCAGGACTCTTGTTCAGCGTGAAAGCACTTGCTGTTGATCCATTCGAAGATTTTCATGAATATGGTGAGCTGTCAGATGAAGAGATCCATGCTCTTCACGAGGGTGAATTTTTATATGGTGATGTGGAATTTGGTGTGTTGCTCAATCGCGGTAATACCAGTAATACCGCGTTTAAACTTAAAAGCAATCTGTATCAGGACTTTAAATACTGGCGGAACCAGTTTAAATTCGACGGCGCTTACCGCCGTGAAGTTGACCCGGATACCAACATTGAAGACGAAACGGCTTCTCGCTACTTCCTGTCAGCGCAGGGCAACTATAAAATAGGACAGAAGAACACCTCCCTATTTGTCTACGGAGATTACGAGGTCGACAAATTCAATGGTCGGGAATACACCACAACGTTTGTTGTTGGTTACGGTAATCGCATATTTGAGGGACGAAAGAACACCGTAGATGTGGATATCGGGCCAGGATTGTCTATGTACCGACGTGAAGACGAGACTGAGCTGGAGCTGGGTCAAGAACGGGTTGAAAGAGGCCACTTGTTGCGTGCTGCATTACAATGGGAACGAACTGTATCTAAGCGTACCCGTTTTAATCAGGATGTCAGCTACGAAAGATCACTGTCAGGCCTCGGTGCGCGCATTCTATCTGAAACGGCACTGATTAGTCAGGTAATGGGCGGGGTGTCCATGAAGGTGGCCTATACCTATCGATATCACTCTCAACCAGAAGAAGACAAAGAGAAAGTGGATAGCGAGATTGGTGTCACACTGGTTTATAGCTTTAATTAA
- a CDS encoding peptidylprolyl isomerase, translated as MKIAPNTVVKMHYAVLDNDDNSIDNTFDDEPLEFIIGTGYLISGLEDALINKQAGDKFSVTVEPQNGYGERHDNLMQAVPKSMFEDMEVEVGMQFRATTDEGEQTVIVIGIEGEDVIVDGNHPLAGITLNFDVEILEVREATSEELAHGHVHSEGGCGHQH; from the coding sequence ATGAAAATTGCCCCAAATACCGTTGTAAAAATGCATTATGCGGTGCTGGACAACGATGACAATAGCATAGACAACACCTTCGATGATGAACCACTCGAGTTTATCATCGGTACGGGTTACTTAATCTCGGGTCTGGAAGATGCCCTTATCAATAAACAAGCGGGTGACAAATTCAGCGTTACCGTTGAGCCACAAAATGGCTACGGCGAACGCCACGATAACCTGATGCAAGCGGTACCAAAAAGCATGTTTGAGGATATGGAAGTTGAAGTAGGTATGCAGTTTCGTGCTACCACAGACGAAGGCGAGCAAACGGTCATTGTGATTGGTATTGAAGGTGAAGACGTCATCGTTGATGGTAACCACCCCCTTGCAGGTATCACACTGAACTTTGATGTGGAAATTCTGGAAGTGCGTGAAGCGACATCAGAAGAACTGGCCCATGGCCATGTTCACAGTGAGGGCGGCTGCGGCCACCAGCATTAA
- a CDS encoding folate-binding protein YgfZ, with the protein MAQANAYPLSLQLISVSGAEKLSYLHGQVTQDLNLLTDDNFLWAGHCSPKGKLWATLRLSQLDDQYLLLGSKAETEASCRELKKYGVFAKVDIDITHHQVIGVLTDEMTETCELLGLTFAQHANACTFDGKNKALKLDDRRLILIVEHGYALPQGVALHTDPTPFEAASILAGEPQLSEASIDEYVPQMVNLQALGAISFKKGCYTGQETVARMRYLGKNKRALYIVKGQAEAHPQESELEIQLDGENWRRAGKVLHQAYDSVSQDYYALAVMANDLTESSVLRAKTHPEVQLTLLPLPYSLEDN; encoded by the coding sequence ATGGCACAAGCAAATGCATATCCTCTTTCTCTACAATTGATCTCTGTGAGCGGCGCCGAAAAGTTGAGCTACCTGCACGGTCAGGTCACCCAGGATCTCAATCTGCTGACGGATGACAACTTCCTGTGGGCCGGGCACTGTAGTCCTAAAGGCAAATTATGGGCGACACTCAGGCTGAGTCAGTTAGATGACCAATATCTGCTGTTGGGTTCAAAAGCGGAAACCGAAGCATCCTGCCGGGAGCTTAAAAAATACGGTGTGTTCGCGAAAGTTGATATTGATATTACGCACCATCAAGTCATTGGCGTGTTAACTGATGAGATGACCGAAACCTGTGAGCTGCTAGGGCTAACGTTTGCGCAACACGCTAATGCTTGTACGTTTGATGGTAAAAATAAGGCGTTGAAACTGGACGACCGGCGTTTAATCCTGATCGTTGAGCACGGCTATGCGTTGCCACAAGGTGTTGCCCTGCACACAGATCCAACTCCATTTGAGGCTGCTTCAATTCTGGCCGGTGAGCCTCAACTGAGCGAAGCCAGTATTGATGAGTATGTACCGCAAATGGTTAACCTCCAGGCACTGGGCGCAATCAGCTTCAAAAAAGGCTGCTATACTGGGCAGGAGACAGTCGCCCGGATGCGTTATTTGGGCAAAAACAAACGTGCTTTGTACATTGTCAAAGGTCAGGCTGAAGCTCACCCACAAGAGTCTGAGCTAGAAATACAATTGGACGGAGAAAACTGGCGCCGTGCAGGCAAAGTGCTTCATCAGGCCTACGACAGTGTAAGCCAGGACTATTATGCGCTGGCAGTGATGGCTAATGATTTAACTGAATCATCAGTTTTGCGTGCTAAAACGCACCCGGAAGTGCAGCTGACACTGCTGCCACTTCCTTACTCTTTAGAAGACAATTAA
- a CDS encoding succinate dehydrogenase assembly factor 2 has product MAELYSKARTKWACRRGMLELDILLEPFVDEAYDQLSEQDKLVFQRLLEVEDPDLFAWFMGHEACPYPELDAMVKFVLDRVRA; this is encoded by the coding sequence ATGGCTGAGTTGTATTCAAAGGCCCGCACAAAATGGGCATGTCGCCGTGGCATGCTGGAGCTGGATATTTTGCTGGAGCCTTTTGTTGATGAGGCGTATGACCAGCTGTCTGAACAGGATAAGCTGGTTTTTCAACGGTTATTGGAAGTTGAAGACCCCGACTTGTTCGCCTGGTTTATGGGTCATGAAGCGTGTCCGTATCCCGAGCTGGATGCTATGGTGAAATTCGTTCTTGACCGAGTCCGCGCTTAG
- a CDS encoding protein YgfX: protein MVFFCCLALALIVIVPTLWWWHIGTCLFGYALARQRTHQYFIVTGHLGLLPEHMTVIVSGRQYQWQGQLTAAQVYFHCVLLLTVKTEQRTRHIGIMRHAMKEEQWRHLCRHVFEMTES, encoded by the coding sequence GTGGTCTTTTTTTGCTGTTTGGCGCTGGCATTGATTGTAATCGTGCCAACACTGTGGTGGTGGCATATCGGAACTTGCTTGTTCGGGTATGCCCTCGCCAGACAACGTACACACCAATATTTCATTGTAACCGGCCACTTAGGGTTGTTACCGGAGCACATGACAGTGATAGTGTCTGGACGCCAGTATCAATGGCAAGGGCAGCTAACAGCTGCGCAAGTCTATTTTCATTGCGTGCTATTATTAACCGTCAAGACTGAGCAACGAACCCGGCATATTGGTATTATGCGCCATGCAATGAAGGAAGAGCAATGGCGACACTTGTGCCGCCATGTATTTGAGATGACCGAGTCATAA